One Dromiciops gliroides isolate mDroGli1 chromosome 3, mDroGli1.pri, whole genome shotgun sequence DNA segment encodes these proteins:
- the LOC122750182 gene encoding LOW QUALITY PROTEIN: E3 ubiquitin-protein ligase RING1-like (The sequence of the model RefSeq protein was modified relative to this genomic sequence to represent the inferred CDS: deleted 1 base in 1 codon), whose amino-acid sequence MATPANAQSASKMWELSLYELHRTPQEAIIDGTEIAASPRSLHSELMCPICLDMLKNTMTTKECLHRFCSDFIVTALRSENKECPTCRKKLVSKRSLRPDPNFYTLISKICPSREEYEAHQDRVLIQLSRMHNQQALSSSIEEGLRMQAMHRAQRVRRPMPESDKTTTMSGGEGEPDEGEGDGDGEDVSSDSAPDSTPGSAPKLPRGRVVGSSSGGTGDGAPGGIGGGAGSEDSGDRGPPGAPSPPEQGGEIKLVFRPHPLLVEKGEYSQTRYVKTTGNATVDDLSKYLALRIALERRQQQEAGEPGAPEPGGPEGGGGEAPGTGGADGPEKLALPSLEGVSEKQYTIYIAPGGGAFTTLNGSLTLELVNEKFWKVSRPLELCYAPTKDPK is encoded by the exons ATGGCGACCCCAGCGAATGCCCAGAGCGCCAGCAAAATGTGGGAACTGAGTCTCTATGAGCTGCATCGGACTCCACAGGAGGCCATCATAGATGGTACAGAGATTGCTGCTTCCCCACGATCCCTACATTCAGAACTCATGTGCCCAATCTGTCTGGACATGCTGAAGAATACCATGACCACAAAGGAGTGTCTCCATCGCTTTTGCTCTGACTTCATTGTCACTGCGCTGCGAAGCGAGAACAAAGAGTGC CCCACTTGTAGGAAGAAGCTGGTGTCAAAGCGGTCTCTTCGGCCTGATCCAAACTTTTATACGCTGATCTCCAAAATTTGCCCAAGTAGAGAGGAGTATGAGGCACATCAGGATCGTGTCCTCATCCAGCTTAGCCGGATGCACAACCAGCAAGCATTAAGCTCCAGCATTGAGGAGGGGCTTCGAATGCAGGCAATGCACAGGGCCCAACGTGTAAGGAGGCCAATGCCAGAGTCAGACAAGACAACAACAAtgagtggtggggagggagagcctgatgagggagagggagatggggatggggaagatgTTAGCTCAGACTCTGCCCCAGACTCCACTCCTGGATCTGCCCCCAAGCTACCCCGAGGAAGGGTTGTGGGAAGTAGCAGTGGAGGGACAGGGGACGGGGCTCCTGGAGGTATAGGTGGAGGAGCAGGCTCTGAGGATTCTGGGGACCGGGGCCCACCTGGGGCCCCCAGTCCTCCTGAGCAAGGAGGAGAGATCAAGCTTGTGTTCCGACCCCATCCTCTGCTGGTCGAAAAAGGAGAATACAGTCAGACTAGATATGTGAAGACAACGGGGAATGCCACAGTTGATGACCTCTCCAAGTACTTGGCTCTAAGGATTGCACTTGAGCGGAGGCAGCAACAAGAGGCTGGAGAGCCTGGGGCACCAGAACCTGGAGGACCTGAGGGAGGTGGCGGGGAGGCACCGGGAACTGGAGGAGCTGACGGGCCTGAGAAACTTGCCTTGCCCAGCCTGGAGGGTGTCAGTGAGAAGCAGTATACCATCTAC ATCGCGCCTGGAGGAGGAGCTTTCACGACTCTGAATGGCTCACTGACCCTGGAGTTGGTGAATGAGAAGTTCTGGAAGGTGTCCAGACCCCTGGAGCTGTGCTATGCCCCCACTAAGGACCCCAAGTGA